The genomic interval GAAGCCGAAGACGGGCAGCGAGATGGCCTCCACGATCAGCAGGAAGATGAGGTTGCCGGCCGCCTTCGCGAAAAAGATCACCGGACGATCGACCGGCGAGAGCAGCAGCGCCTCGATGCACCCCTGGTCCTTCTCGTGGACCAGCGACCGGTTGAGGCCGAGCATCGAGGTGAAGATGAACGTCAGCCACACGAGGCCACCGGCGATGTCGCGCGTGTCGAAAGCGGAGCCCGCCTGAGAGAGCGCCACCTGGTAGACGACCATGGTGAGCAGCGTGTAGAGCCCCATGGAGGTGAGCATCTCCTTGGTGCGCAGCTCCATGACGATGTCCTTGCGCAGGATCGCCTTGAACTGCCTCCACGACAGGCCGCCCATCAGGCCACCCCCATCCCGACGACCGAGCGGTACGTCGCGGCGAACGCATCCGGGTCGAGGTCCTCGGTGCGCTCGAAGAGCACGACCGAGCCCTTCGCGAGGATCAGCGCGTGCGTGCACAGCTCGAGACCCTTCGCGAGGTCGTGGCTGACCATGACGAACGTATGGTGTGTGCGCACCTCGGCGATGAGCCCGTCGAGGATGTCCACGGCGTGAGGGTCGAGACCAGAGTACGGCTCGTCGAGGAAGAGGATCTCCGGCCGGTGCAGCAGCGCGCGAGCGATGGAGAGGCGCTGGAGCATGCCCCGCGAGAACGAGCTCACGACGTCGAGGCGGCGATGGTCGAGCTCGACGTCGCGCAGCAGCTCGTCGACGCGCGACTCCGGCTGGGAAAGACCGTACATCTGCGCGAAGAACAGCAGGTTCTCCTCGGCGGTGAGGTCGGGGTAGAGCAGCGGGTTGTGGCTGATGAGCCCGATCCGGCTCCTCAGCCCGACCGCGTCGGTCACGACGTCCGCGCCGAGCACCTTGACCGACCCCGAACTGGGCGGCATGAGCGTGGTGAGCACCTTGACGAGCGTCGTCTTACCCGCGCCGTTCGGCCCGAAGATGGAGAGGAACGCGCCGACCGGCAGGTCGAGCGAGACCCCGTCGAGCGCCTTGCGCGCTCCGAACGCCCGGGACAGGTCCCGGACCTCGAGAGCGAGCGCGGGCGCCCCCTCGGACGTCATCCGCGACCTCAGGCGGCCAGGGCGCGGCGCTTCGGCCAGACGGCCAGCGCGGTCCCGATGATGGTTATGAGGAAGCCCGTCCACACGAACCCGATGAGCGGGTTGATCTTCACGTTCATCGAGATCTGGCCGTCGTCCGAGACCGCCTCGAGGATGACGAAGACGTCGCGAAGCGGCTCGTAGATGATGTCGACGTTGACCGTCGCCTGCTCCTGCACCGCGTGGTATAGCTGGCTCGGCTGGATGGTCCCCGCGGGCTTGCCGCCGCGCGTGACGTTGTAGCGGACCGCATTGAGTTCGTCACCGTTCGGCCGCACCTGGCGGACGATGTCGGCGAACGCGAACGTGTAGTCGCCGGCGGCGAACGAGGCGCCGGCCTTCGACGGGAGCGTCGCCGGGATGTCGTGGACGAACATCGTCGACCCGACGAGTCCGATGAGGATGACGCCGATGCCCAGGTGGGTGAGGTACCCGCCGGACTGGCTGCGCGCCTTGACGAGGATGTTCCAGAGAGCGACCCCGAACGA from Coriobacteriia bacterium carries:
- a CDS encoding heme exporter protein CcmB, which encodes MGGLSWRQFKAILRKDIVMELRTKEMLTSMGLYTLLTMVVYQVALSQAGSAFDTRDIAGGLVWLTFIFTSMLGLNRSLVHEKDQGCIEALLLSPVDRPVIFFAKAAGNLIFLLIVEAISLPVFGFLFLRGEGFTGSIALMPLVLVLASVGIAGVGTLLATMSVNTKGKDVVLAVLFIPLMYPLLLGAVSATSVLINGTADAVPAFWRALATVAGYDGIMLLAAFGLYEFIVGA
- a CDS encoding ABC transporter ATP-binding protein, giving the protein MTSEGAPALALEVRDLSRAFGARKALDGVSLDLPVGAFLSIFGPNGAGKTTLVKVLTTLMPPSSGSVKVLGADVVTDAVGLRSRIGLISHNPLLYPDLTAEENLLFFAQMYGLSQPESRVDELLRDVELDHRRLDVVSSFSRGMLQRLSIARALLHRPEILFLDEPYSGLDPHAVDILDGLIAEVRTHHTFVMVSHDLAKGLELCTHALILAKGSVVLFERTEDLDPDAFAATYRSVVGMGVA